The Toxotes jaculatrix isolate fToxJac2 chromosome 17, fToxJac2.pri, whole genome shotgun sequence genomic interval AATTTCCAAAATTGTTTCACAGCGAGATGTTGGAGCGCGCCCTCATAAAAAGACTAAGggactctgactctgattcagagaaagaggaggagagcagcagctcaCACTCAGACAGGTCCAGCACAGACAAACCAACAGACATCCTCACAactgacaaacccacagagacacaggtaTGTATGACCACTCACATCAAGCATCAATTCTTAATTGTAATGCAGGGTGTAAAAGGTGTAAAAAGTCTTGAAAGCTGACAGACTGAACCTTGCACATACCCTGTACTGGTATGAAGAGGCAAAGAAAGATGGTGTGACCTGGGAGTATGCGATTGTCTCATGCTGTGTTTCTACAGGGAGCCACAGCTGGAGGAGTGAAGAGGGCCAAGACGGAGAGCTGGGAGAGGAGTGTGGGGACGCTGGGTGGTGGAAGAGCACTAGGGTCTCTGGTGGTGCGAAAGAAACCAACAGCAGCTGTCAGCACACCCAGTCCAGTGGCAGCCACTTCACAGACAGGTAACACATCAGTCATCTTTTGCTGCTTGTTCACATCCTTAATTAAAGGTTTGCACATGATTTCAAGAGGAACACTCATTGTGTATCTTGTTTTACAGATTCAAAGGCATCACAGGCGGCAGACTCCACAAATGCTTCGAAGCCCGTTACCGCACCAAGTGGGTCATCATCTCTCAGCCTGCTGGGGGCGTACTCAGACAGTGACAGCAATGACAGCGAATGAGAGGCAGAAGACTTTAGTGACTGACACACAGTTGTATGAATGATGCAGAAAAGAATGTAATGATGTGGACTTTTTTGTAATTCTCTACAGAAATCAAAAATCATGTGTAAACCACTTCGTGGGTTCTCTCTATGAAAACCTTTCTGTAAAGAAATGACTGATGAGAAGCCATTGTGTTGGTGGACAGTCGTTAGCAGGAACTGTACTGTCTGCTGTCCAAATCCATCTTCCTTAGCAGATCCACTGGTTCATGGATCTGTTGTTACAGAGAATTTAACCCAGAGAAAAAGGGTAATTTTTGTGAAACAAATTTGTGCTATTTTAGTGTTTATTAAAGTCTGTTTAactctttgtttttgaaaaatcttTGACATCTTGCAACACTTCAACATTCTTTCTTTCCTGAATGTTAATGAGAAATCATATTATTGAGTTCTTAAGGTTCAGTTCTGCACAGTGTCTAGCTGCCCACACAAATAAGAATTTATATAGATCAGAAAGGCAAGAATATGAGCTAGTGGTGATACACAAACTGAGTGCTTTAAGGGGTGAAATAACCTCATGTAAAAGCACATTGAGTGTGGTATTTTAGAGTTAATGTTGCTGACTTATGTAATTCAGTATTTATTTGGACAGTATTAATGTGCTGCCCGGTTAGCTCGGTTGGTatagcacgagactcaatctctcagggttgtgggtttgagccccactctggacagcaccacctcccatgggctcaccacctttggaaggtgctgtaggactttggtgcattgtggactgggtgggagtcgcccctgcgacctgggcctggaccgagataagcagcagatgatgacatgacatattAATGTGATTTGTAAGCCCAGGGGACAATGTGATTTTCATGTGATAATGTCATGTAGATGTTCAAATTTTGCATCAGTAATTTTGGCATAATCTTAATGAACAGTAACATAATTAACCAAGATTTGCACTGAAAAGACAATGCATATCACTGTATATattagtagttttttttttctccaagttCCTTTTTCATATATCCTAAATATTGCTTAAATGATCATAAGATTTTGAGTCAAATCGTGGTATTTTGATGctggatgtacagtatttccCAGATTTGACCACAAGAAGACACTACAGTCTTAAAGGTTGACAAGATCTGGTGGGGAGAAACAGTATACAGTAGGAGGCATGGTTTTGATATTGCACAAATGGTGGCACCGAGCACATCACTGCGTGTGTGAGACAAAAGGCTTGCATCTGTGGACATCTCTGAAGCTTTAATGTCGACCCACCAAAAATACCTCCCCACTCCCCTTTAAGCCAGACCGCCGTGCCAGTGAGTGTTGTGTCGGAGACGGTCTACCCCACGGTCTGGTCTGGTccagctaacattagctgacTGACCTGCTTGGCTCGAAAGCAGGGCAGATTTCACGGAGGACAATGTTTTGCTTTTAGGCCCGATAACGCTAAAACGAAACGCCGGATGGTAACCAGAAGAACATAACTGCAACTGGGAACCGTCAACCGTCAAAGAGAGAGGGTGAGCTTTAAAGAAGTAACGTTAGCAGGTAACGCTTTAGACGATTCGACGTTAGCCGGACTTAGCTAACTTAGCTTTGGCATATTTACAGCTCGTCGATCATCAATTTTTCGACTTGTATGACTTTACacgccatttaaaaaaaataaataaataacacaagaaCGAGATTATTAACCCGTTTAGCCTGGTACACAGACAATCTGAAAGTCAACGCTACCTTTAGTTTACTAGTATGAATAAGTATCTGATTGAAACCTTTGATTTACCCCTGATGCTAACTAGCAATTGTCAGTGGTTACTGTGATTTTTCTTACATAGTTAGCTTAGCCGTCTAGCGTTAATCAAAGCCTAATCTCTGCTTTACCTCAGAGGAAAAGTTATCGGAGTTAATTATACAAAGGTATTTTCACTTGAcctgttgatttttatttcattttttcaacGACAAaggtatttttttcttcaggggTCAGTTTTTCAGGGGGATTTAATAACTCCAGCCAAGTTCATGTGGGCTAACTGCTGCAAACTAAAACCTCAAACTGACTACAACTCCCTGGTACAGTTGTGCCATTAGGCtaatattgtattatttaagCAGCTAGGTTACTTAGTGTCTGAAGATGAAACGgaaaatatttggtatttttaggCTACAACCGTTTGAAATAATCATAATTGATGACTGAATAAAGCATTAAATCAAGTCAGCTTTTTTGAATGCTAATTTCTAGAGTATGTCATTCAGTGCAgtctgttttaacattttatccCCAGATCCATGGCAAAGTGGCTGAAGGACTACCTAAACTTTGGCAGCAGGCGTGACCCTCCGCAGCCCCCGAGGCCAGATTACAGTGAGAGTGAGATTTTGAGGGCTTATAGAGCTCAGAAAGAGCTAGATTTCGAGGACCCATATCAACACTCTGATAAGGAGCACCAGAATGGCGGTTTCAGCTCCTGTAGTGCCACAGTGAGccttccctctttccctgcGTTTGGCTCAGTGCTGCCTAATGGTGTGGAGGTATGACCTGCGTTCACAGTCATGTGCatggattcagtgtgttgtGTAACTACATAAATGTATTCTAGGATTATGAATACTGAGCTCAGACTGATCCCTATCAAAGCTCACATGGTCCAGAAGATTAGTATTGAGGTGATGTTTGAATTATAAtcaaaaatgttgtgtttccATTGGTTATGTTACAGGTGAAAGTGGTATCTCCCAAGCACAGATTAATTAAAGTGGACTCACAGGAGTTTGGCCGCTGTAAAATCCCCTTGAGTCCTGTGACTGTTCAAGAAGAACCAGTAagcattgtttttgtcttcagctttgttttatttgatgtttaATTCCATTTTATCCTTTCATTCTCTGCCACGTATCTCagtttctcacacatacacacaagcacgctGTTATACTTCCAGCCCTTTCCCACAACACAAATAAGTCCCACgtgttttctcatttaattgTTAAATGCCCTTTGTTTGTCTCCTTCCCAAGGTGGTTCCCTCTGCCCCAGCGGcatcagacactgacacagactaTTCTGACCCATTTGATGCCCGTCCAGACCCGCGAGCTAGACCAAACTGGGAGGCCAAGCCTGCACCGACAGACTGCTGCAGTTACATGGAGCCATTTGAGGCCCAGCGGATCATCTCAGGTTTATTAAAAGATCCATATCTTTCACTAGACACTTGGGCTCTGTATTAAAAGGAATTATTTATGTAGAGAGTCAATCAATAACATATTGTTCTCGGAACAGTTACTATCAGTTGCTGGCTGTTTGCCACTTctcaacagcattttttttcccgtgCACTTGAatagtggtaaaaaaaaatttatcatATATACTTTTTGTTAAATTGTTGCAGCGGAGTATATTGCACCAACAGCCCTCACTTTTTATGTTGACTACAGACTGAAAGGATGTGAGTCAGCATCATGTGGTCAACAGTCAGTTGAAAACACTGTTTCTAGTCGTGGGAATTTAGGGTGGGGAATTAAATTTTGACTGAATAAAGAGTAACTTGGTAATGTAAATGCAAAAAGGTAACTGTAGTGTACACATTTTTTATCAACATACTtgcattgttttcatgtttgtgaaaTTTAAGCAGAAAGTAAtttactctgtgtgttttcattgaaGAGCTGCAGCACAACATGATGACTAACAGGTCTGGGAGCGGAGATCCCGGCCAGTTATATGACAACCCATACGAGGAGAGGACTCGTCACCACCACCGAGCTGCTCCATCAGCTCAACAGCAAACTCAGAAGGTTGAGGGTGGACTCGGCCTGGTAGACAGCAGGGAGAG includes:
- the shda gene encoding src homology 2 domain containing transforming protein D, a, with the protein product MAKWLKDYLNFGSRRDPPQPPRPDYSESEILRAYRAQKELDFEDPYQHSDKEHQNGGFSSCSATVSLPSFPAFGSVLPNGVEVKVVSPKHRLIKVDSQEFGRCKIPLSPVTVQEEPVVPSAPAASDTDTDYSDPFDARPDPRARPNWEAKPAPTDCCSYMEPFEAQRIISELQHNMMTNRSGSGDPGQLYDNPYEERTRHHHRAAPSAQQQTQKVEGGLGLVDSRESRLPQDDERPADEYDQPWEWKKDNISKALAVQFEGAERERSRAQTEQTRLTKTGTTSTTADSTTLRLVGDTPPLLGERVDPSMPLERQVWYHGALSRSEAETLLTLCKESSYLVRNSQTCRNDYSLSLRSCKGFMHMKFTQSADGRYVLGENSPPFSTIPEVIHYYTTHKLPIRGAEHMSLLYPVIVQTL